GAAATAAACTGTTGATCTTAACTGTTAATCTTGCAAACACAGCATTTTATGGTTCATGTTTTAGCTGTTTATGtaaaaagttgttgttgttgtcgtcagTGACGTGATTAATCATCCTCGCTCTCAGGCCTGCTGATGCTGGACGGCTTCGTGTACGCAGTGGGAGGGTGGGAGGGACGCTCTCGTCTGGACTCGGTGGAGTGCTACAACCCTCACACCAACTCCTGGCAGTTCACCGAGTCTGTCAAGATGGCCGTCACGAGTCCTGCTGTGGTGGCCCTGGACGGACTGCTCTACGTCACCGGTAGGAAACAAAGGCTACACCCATGCACGTTTTTCACTGGGTCGtttacagattttgtttttcactcatTACACTCTGTCCCCGCTAGGTGGCGCAGTTCTAGAGGACGGGGACGGCACAGACCTCGCTCAGGTGTACAACCCTAAAACCTCTGTATGGGCAGAGGTCGCCCCCATGCAGATCGCTCGCTCTGGTTCAGCTGCGTGCACGCTCAAGGGAAAGATTTATGTTATAGGTGTGCAACGCACTTTACAGCGCCCAACAACGACAATAACACAGCAAACCACTGTTTATGAAATCAAGTTCAATCTCTCTCATTCGTTCTCCCAGGTGGATGGCATGCCTCGACAGAGAACACCGATAAGGTGGAGTGTTTCAGTCCCAAGACCAATCAGTGGACCATGTGCGCCCCCATGAAAGAGCGACGCTACCGGCccggtgctgctgtggtggACGGAAAGATCTACGTCCTGGGAGGAGAAGAAGGCTGGGACAGGTGAGCGGACGATCTGGGAAACATCTGAAAATATGCTTGTGATCAAAAATGGTCCTATGAGGAACTTATGCAGGAGCCCAAGGACCATTTTAGGAACTGACTGGCTTACCTGTGTATCCTTTCATGCATCCATTCAAACATCAAAGTCATAAATACAAAGAATCATCTTTAAAGTTCGACTAATTTATCTAATCTTCGTGGTGCAATTGCAGTTTAAACGCAAAGAGAAATGTGTAATGGTTGATTTTGGTGGACAGACAACATTTACAGCCTTTCTTCTTTTACATCCAGATATCACGACACTATCGAGAGGTACTGTGACGAGACGGACACGTGGGAGATCGTCGGCGAGATGCCCACCAGTCGCAGCTGGCTCAGCTGTGTGTCTCTCCAGCTGAGGAAGGACATCCACATGAGCAGCTTTCCCGAGACGCCGAATGATATCTGAGCGCTGGTGTCTGAGGAACTCTTTTCGTGGTTAGTCTTTGCACCCTCAGTCGGGGGACGATGCACTACAAAGCTCAGAGCTGTGAAGCTCAACAGCCAACTGAGATGATGCCTGGTtttggcacagcgctgtgtgaGCTGTTACTGGCGGCGAAGAGTAGTCGGTTTTTAATCGGTGACTGCTTGTGCAGCGAGTCTCACTTGGATCCCGTCTTTTGGTGACGAAGGAAACATCATACATGAATCTAAAGTGACTGATTGACAACTGAGTCAGCAGTCTAGACCCACTCCCTGTATGATGTTTTAAGGTGCTGTTTAAATGTCCGAGCACCTCAAATCTTTGAAGGTTTTCTCAGCCAACAAAGTGTATTTTTGTATCATTATGTGGCGTATTTATTTGGTTGTTACTACCTGTGAGAAAAGACTTAAAGAAATGGTAAACATTTTGCTCTGTGAAAAGATGCTCTATGAGCCAAAAGGACCAACTTGCGGATATTTTCAAAGGTCACCTGTAAAAAAGTTGTCTAAACGTGAGCCGTGTTTTTGTAATTAAACTTTGTAAGTTCCGAATGATTGTCTTAACACCTGTAATATGTTGAGtatatttttgtaatgtaatgtgcgTCATGAATTTCGGTGACTTTAAATGGAGTGGATTCTAATAAAGATTTTCAATTCTTAACCgtgagtgttttttgtttttttatggccttaaaacaacaaacacagtagtgacttaataaatacaaataccttggtgtaattaaatgtaatcaaaGAGCCCTGCTTTGTTAATTTGAATTGTTTAAACCTAGAAAGACTAGTTTTTCAACATTGAATATTTATACAGCCAGTGGAAATCTctcaaaagggaaaaaacaaattGGAAAAATGCTCAGTTTAGACTTAAAGGTTCCCTGTGTGAGTTTTCAGTCCATTGCTAGTGCtgagctgggttttttttttttactgtttttttcatgcatttgcacaaggacacacacCAGAATATTACACTGATCAACATGTGGTGATAAGAGCTGCGATTGCAGGGATGTGACAGTAAAGAAGACTTTACAagttaaaatgaatgtaaacaatgcaAGTTTTAAGTGCTTTTTTGAAAATCAGCTTTGCATGATGAAGGAAATGCATTAAACAATTTAGAGAGCTCAAGGGGACACGTGAGTTTTGTtgataaactgaatgtaaacataacttCTATTTGTTTAAGAAAACTCCTGAGGGAACCTAAATCCAAGTCAATTTTTAATGGCATATTTTGACCTAGAGAAAATGAATATACTAAGTAAAGACAATCGGATACTAAGTAAAAAATTAGCTTTGAAAATTCTAAATTTGACAATTTCATAATTGGGCTCGGTATTCACAGTTGTATTTTGTACACCTCATAAATTTCGTAAAAGTGGTACTTTTGAAATTGACATATTGTGACTTAAAAACTCAGAATTTTGAATAAtctactgttttcttttctttgcagtAATGGGTCTCCATAAATCCACCTGAAATAATCAGGAAAATAGCGTTTAAtgtctttctattttttgtttactgTCAAATCTTTTACAAACCTGTGTTTATAATAGTTATTGTTAACTCTGATGGTCATATCTATGATGGGACCCCACAATTTGCCATCTGTGTTTACCATCTAGACCCGACCAACTTCGAACCTGCCGCAATAGTTTATCTTGAGATCCATATGTCATCTTTGATCGGCTGCAAAGcgcagtgcattgtgggtaaaacGTCAGTCCGCCGCCATATCTGTCTTTCCGTACCGGTTGAAGGAGAGAGTCTGGAGTCATGAGAGGAATCCGGTCTCTGAACCATCTCCCGGTGAGTCTCGTGTGTTTTATCGGTCCCTCTCTGAGCTGTGTGGCCGCCTGGAGCTCCACTCTGCCCGCCGGTGCTTCTCTGTCTGCCTATGAAGCGCAGTTAGCTCCGGTTAGCCTTGCTGGCTAGTTAGCGCGCTAGGTGGCTAGCTGGTATAACAGGAGGTTTAAGTAGCTCGACCCTGAATCGACCACTGGTAACAGAGGTGCGTCTGCCGTAAAACATGTTAAACTGTCGTAAAACATGTTAAACTGCCGTAAAACAGTGTTGGTTCAGCTGGATGCAACCTGAAGGTCATCTCAGACTATCACTACTGTTTTGATGGAGACGCCTGGAGGTGAATGACACACATGAGCATGCATGTGTCAGTGTCACGTTTCTAAAGGTGCACGGGTCATTTTGAGACACCCTCCTCTAACGCACCTCTCTATGACAGGGTGTCACTGTCTGCAGCAGGGTGCAGGCATTAACACATctgtattgtatattatataatgcATACACGTCATTATTCCCATGGtttgatttaacaaaaaaaaaagctaaacttGATCTGATCAAACATAATCTGTTTCATAGATGCTTTTCTTCTTATATCATAAGTGGACCTTTTTTCACACTTTACTGACAAATCAATTATTACTCAATGATGCAAACAtagttaatacatttattgataatCCAGACAATAGACAGTTTTTGTGTTGGATCAccatcagttgtttttttaatatcaaaacCCCTGAACGACACAATGTCTACTTGAGTCACCTTGTATGGTTACATGTTGTGTGTTGATTGTCACTTggaaaacgtttttttattttgtccttatCTTTATAACCTTCAGACGCTACAAGGGGTGAATGTGTCAagtcatttataaataaaaagcaagaataaaagaaacataatggAAATCCAACACGATTTTATGTAGCAAAGCAAACGAATGCTTTCATTTCCTGTTGGTCATCAGGTGACCCCCTCagatttatgattatttttagaaGGAGGTGTAGGGAAGGGAACCACTGATAGAGGAATCGCTCAAGCACTTGTGTACTTGAACAGAGTTAGGTAGCTGACAGCTGCTTTTATGTAACATTAGATGTTATGTTACTCTTCAGGGATCTAACGTGAGCCTGCTTTAGTGGAGCTCTTGCAAGAAAGTACATCCTCTTCAAGTCGACTATTGCACCTGATCCAAATGTTTACACTACTTGAAGCTGCAACACTTTCTCCCAGAAACACTGTTGGGTTAAGTCAAGGTCAGTGGAAGAACTTCAGCACGTTcttgttggtgttggtgttgttaCCAAAGAGGACGCCCTCAGAGGACTAATCGCTTAAAAAGTAAGTTGTCTTAAATCTGGTGTCACTGCCTCCCACAGAAACGTTGCTATGCGGCTGCCAGGAGGAGCGACGCTCTGACTGAACCCCTCGCTGTCCACGCAGCGTCCTCACCTGCACCTCTCCCTCCCCAAAATGTCCAGGTAGGCGCCGCTCTCGTCTCTGCAGCTGTTGCAGTCTACAAGCAAACTAAACATATGTATTTATCTTTACAGTTTtcagcaacattttcttttcattgcttACTCAGGTGTCAAAACTTCCAAACGGTCTGGTGATCGCATCGCTGGAGAACAACTCCCCTCTGTCCAGcgttggtgtgtttgtgaaagcCGGTAGTCGCTATGAGACTGTGGAAAATCAGGGCGTCTCTCATGTTCTACGACTGGCAGCCAACCTGGTAAATTTGTGATTTCTCTTAGCTGCTTACTGTGGGGGACATTTGGCTATCATTTTCCCTTTTGCAATGTGAAATGTACTTAATCAAAATGGTATCCTAGCCCACAAccagttttttagtttttagatCTTGCTGCAGGGTTTTTGTTGaaacactttttattgttttgtagaCTACTAAGGGGGCATCTGCCTTCAAGATCTGTCGCGGTGTAGAAGCACTGGGGGGCAGCCTGAGGTCAGTGACACACGTACACACTGACAGCCCCTGCATTTCATGCTATAAATGAATACGAGTGTAACCATAGCTTCAACACACCGAACCAACCATGTGTCGTTGTCTGTTTACCTCCAGTGTGACATCATCAAGGGAGACCACCGTCTACACTGCAGACTGCTTGAGAGATCACCTGTAAGTCCTCATGTCAGGtctgtaatgttatttttactcCTTGTGTTGATGCCTCAGTATGTGTTAACGTTActttatctgtatgtgtgtgcagagatTTATTATTTGAGTTTTTGGTCAACGTGACCGCAGCTCAGGAATTCCGGCCATGGGAGGTGGAAGATCTGACCTCCAGGGTGAAGGTCGACAAGGCTCTGGCTCAGCAGTGTCCTCAGATAGGTCGGTACCAGGACCAGTTCAGCTCCATAACGACCTGCTTGTTCATCATGTCACTGTGGCATCATGTCAGGTTTATTGAGTGATTTTGATCTTTTGAGCCAAAACAAACTTTAGCAAAACATTGGCCTTTTATATACCAAACCGTATTTTAAAATTGTTGTGTGAGGTTTTTTCTTGCTAGCATGTCCGCACACCTTTGTCCAGCCGAATTAGAGCAATATTGGACCTATCTGACAAACGCATGTCTATTATTTACTGGTAATTTCTGGTTTGGCCTCTTAATTTCTGAGGGAACAAAATACATGAGCTAAAAGCTACAGGTAGATGCATAGTGGgctgttattattaatgtgaaCAATAATGCTTAAAGACACAGTAAGAAATGTTCCAGcttcaaactgtgttttaattgtTCATTAATGTCTTGTTATATGTgtcaaaaatacaattttgagtATATTTTTTGGAGTTGTAATGAATTGTTTTAACCCTTATCATGGAGAGGTGAAGATAAATATGGCTCACTACTGAAACTAAAGACACTTGACTGTACGGGTCGATGCTTTATGTAATTTGGGGAATTTTCGGTTTTCTTTTCGCAGGTGTAATTGAGAAGTTGCACGAAGCCGCGTACAAAAACGCCCTCTCCAACTCTCTGTACTGCCCAGACTACATGGTCGGTCAGGTCTCCTGTACACAGGTATGGATCTTTGTTAGCAAGACGTATGAATAAACCTAACATAGCGTTTCATCCTTTGTTAGTGCGTACGcagctcacgcacacacacacacacacctctccttTTCCTTATCGTCTTCTTGTAGCTGCAGACATTTGTTGAGGACAATTTCACCACTGGCAGAATGGCTCTTGTAGGACTAGGTGAGTGTCTGCTCTTGCTGTCTTGTCGGACTGCATCGTTTTGTCACCGCTGCTTTCCAAACTCATTAGGTTCTAGTTATCACTGCTCCATTCCTTACCAATGTTTAGCTTTCATTCTGAATTCATAGAAGTCCCATTGATGTTAGTTAACTGTGCTtgtgtgtcctctctcctctgaaaTGTCATAAGGCCTCTGTCAAAAGAATCAGAGGtactaattaaataaaaaaataaaaaattgattttCTATTTGTTAAATGTCTTAAGGTTGACTCTACCTGCAATGTTTCATGCAGAGTCAGCATGCCTGAATGACGGCACATCATGCTCCTCTGGATGTTTCTATCCTGGCAATTCGTGTGGTGTGTTTCAGTTCGTGAAGCTGCTCTGTGTTCCACTTCAGGTGTATGTTAATGTcagtttggtttgatttttgcGTCCAGGTGTGAAGCACTCCGTCTTGAAGCAGATGGGTGAGGGGCTCCTGAGCGTCCGCAGTGCGTCTGGTGCGCCTGCTGCTAAGGCTGCGTACCGTGGAGGTAAAACTCTTAACTTCAACAGTGACATCACACCTTTTAAGAACTGATGTCGCGTTATTGTCATGGGCGCTATTATGTATCTGTGTTTTGCTTGTAGGTGAGCTGCGTGTGCAGAGCAATGACGAACTGGTGCACGCACTGATCACCACTGAGGGTGGAGTGACAGGCAGCGCGGAGGCTAATGCCTTCAGCGTGCTGCAAAGGGTCCTGGGAGCTGGGCCGCATGTAAAGAGGGGCTCCAACATCACCAGCAAACTGAGCCAGGGTATCGCCAAAGCTACCACACAGCCCTTTGatgtaagtttaaaaaaaagttggaaggcattgtttgttttattgtaggATGATGTTTTGCATGAGTTATAAATGCAGAGTTTGTCTCCTAATGTCAGATGTCTTTCAGGCCACGGCCTTCAACGCCTCGTACTCTGACTCTGGCTTGTTCGGCGTCTACACCATTGCACAAGCTGGCTCTGCAGGAGAGGTGATTTCTAAATTCACTCCTTTTGAAGACAAATTGATGAATGAACCTacatctaaaatgtgttttctgtgtcgCCGTCCTCCGTGTAGGTGATCAGAGCTGCCGTTGCTCAAGTGAGAGGTGTGGCTGAGGGAAACGTATCAGAGGCAGACATCACCAGAGCAAAGTGAGTTCACTGAGTGACGTGGGACATGGAAGTGAAGCAGCTGTGTACCATAATTAAAACTACATGATGTTGActgatcatgtgtgtgtgtgtgtgtttgacttctCTGCGTAGGAACCAGGTGAAATCCGAGTACCTGATGTCCATAGAGAGCTCTGACGGTCTGTTGGAGGAGATCGGAGCTCAGGCTCTGACCACCGCGGCGTACCAGCTCCCTGATGCTGTTCTCCAGGCCATAGATGCTGTCACCCATGACGATGTGGTCACGGTGAGTGTCTCCACAACTGCCTGTCTTGAATCAAGTTCAGTTTGTTCACAACCTGTAAACTACCTGCCTGAGATTAAATCACAGACGCTGAACAtattggagcatttagcagctacaaaacagatatttccctcaggagtagGTGGAAACCGAAGTGAATGGAATTCCAATCATCACATTGCCacatgaatgctaatgttgtttGATATCTGTTGAATAAATgctgtaaataagcaactgtttgctagcCTGTTCATGATAACAGCTTCATATGGTGATAATGTGTCAATGTTGTGCTTACagcaaaacaattaattaattcagcTTTAAGTTATTTAGATATCTGATGTTTATGAACATGGGAGAAGCTCGCCTTCAGAGTTTTCTTCCAGAAAGGgtttatttaaacccaaaccatgatcttttgtTTGGGTGGTGCCTAAATTTAAGGAGATTCCTGGCAGAAAACCCAGAACAAAACTTctcccatgtgtgtgtgttttacgtAACTTTAAGCCAGTGACTATGCGTGACATCTTGTCAAATGTTACCTAGTGTCCCAGTGATGTACAAACCTCTGTGGTAATGGTGTTAATCTGTATTTGTTGTACAAATTATTTGTGTGcataaaatagagaaataacTCAGGAGATTAATGCAGAAACATGTAGTTACAGGAATGTTTATAAATAATCtcattgtgttttgtatgtaatGACAGTTTATGGAGTTGTGTGCTGAGTTATAATTCACCACATAAGAACTGACTAAGCAGtaaattaaaaagttttaacatttgaaaacactCTCTCCTTTCTTCACAGGCTGCAAAGTCATTCGTGGATGGCAAGAAGACCATGGCAGCTAGTGGACACCTGGTGAATACACCGTTTGTGGATGAAGTATGAAGATAAAATCTAAGAATGGTTGATTTTTAACTCGGGCATGCTTTGCCTAGCTGCTTCAAAAGGAAAGAGGACCTCAAAGGCACAGCCTCCTAAAGCAATTCATTTGATGTCACTAATCATTTGTGGTCTGTCCTGTAAGCACCAACAGAGAGCCAGGGAATcataatgcaatgcaattttttttttttgtcaatttaacTGTATATCTATGTAAATTAAAGACGGTGATAACCGCTGTATGCTGCTTGGATTTGTATATTGGAATGGATCCAGATTCACTAAAGGTTTTCTTTGCTGTATCAAGAGTGTGAGGATCCTCTGGTGGTTTAAAAAGCTGTTCGGGCAGCAGCTATTTTTAGCACTTCAGAGATGTTGTTTCACTCATTAACCAGTAGGGGGacccaaaaacacaaacatgcatgatTGAAAGTTGCcaatgtcaaacattttactgtttttgctTGTGCAGTTGTGGAATAAGTATTGATGAGTACaatttactttagtaaaagaaGCAACCCCAGCTAAATGTATCcaaacaatcaaaataaaatgctttactCATAACAATGTATTATGCTTTATAAGATTTATAAGAAAGTACAACATTTAGAACTAGtataaaatggaaagaaaaataccTCAGAGTATTACACACAGTACTTTATTAAGGTGTACccttaaaataacattaagcTCATAGCATAAATTAATGTCCATATTCAAGTACTGTGATAGAATAATACAACCATTTTGTTAGCTTATGGTAAAAGTATTTAGGGATGaaagaaattattttcattactgataaagctgtttttttaattaattgtgtataaataaaatgcaaGATTAAGTGTGAATTATCAGTCATAATTTCTCAGAGACCAAGGTGAAGTATTTGAATTGTTTAATTCAAGATCCATAGTTTTTGCAGTTATACAAACTTCAATTatagaagctggaaccagcgATAGTTTGCTTTATAAATGCCTTGACCGTTGAACTGTTTATCAAAATTGTTTGTTTGCCCTTTAAATGCAGCTCTTGCTCAATTAAACACACCTTTATTTAGGAATATGCTTCATGTGAGCACTCTGATGTAAAAGATAATAAGATTtcgtacatacacagaaatagacaaaaaaacaaaaacaaggaggaAAAGAAATTCCTGCTATGTAAACATATACAAAagtttatacagtaccagtcaaaagtttggacacaccttctcattcaatggtttttctttatttttatttttatttttatctacattgtagattaatattgaagacatccaaactatgaaggaacacatatggaattatgtggtaaacaaacaaatgctcaacaaaccagaatatgttttcaattttttacattcttcaaagtagttgaatgagaaggtgtgtccaaacttttgactggtactgtacacagaaatagacaaataaacaaaaacaaggagaaacaaatagcataaacatttaactgctatgtaaaaatataaaaacacatacaaaagtttatacagtaccagtcaaaagtttggacacaccttctcattcaatggtttttctttatttctttctttctttttttctacattgtagattaatattgaagacatccaaactatgaaggaacac
This genomic window from Anoplopoma fimbria isolate UVic2021 breed Golden Eagle Sablefish chromosome 11, Afim_UVic_2022, whole genome shotgun sequence contains:
- the LOC129098234 gene encoding cytochrome b-c1 complex subunit 2, mitochondrial, producing MRGIRSLNHLPKRCYAAARRSDALTEPLAVHAASSPAPLPPQNVQVSKLPNGLVIASLENNSPLSSVGVFVKAGSRYETVENQGVSHVLRLAANLTTKGASAFKICRGVEALGGSLSVTSSRETTVYTADCLRDHLDLLFEFLVNVTAAQEFRPWEVEDLTSRVKVDKALAQQCPQIGVIEKLHEAAYKNALSNSLYCPDYMVGQVSCTQLQTFVEDNFTTGRMALVGLGVKHSVLKQMGEGLLSVRSASGAPAAKAAYRGGELRVQSNDELVHALITTEGGVTGSAEANAFSVLQRVLGAGPHVKRGSNITSKLSQGIAKATTQPFDATAFNASYSDSGLFGVYTIAQAGSAGEVIRAAVAQVRGVAEGNVSEADITRAKNQVKSEYLMSIESSDGLLEEIGAQALTTAAYQLPDAVLQAIDAVTHDDVVTAAKSFVDGKKTMAASGHLVNTPFVDEV